A single genomic interval of Wolbachia endosymbiont of Diaphorina citri harbors:
- a CDS encoding ankyrin repeat domain-containing protein has protein sequence MVIDSSVLVSNANKLDKCINKNEKPEQDKKDKQLYNIIERKVKKEKHKHEKPRSRDGTLKECKRLLKEGASPEVLIKLEASLREQEKYYRYYIQCFLPVLGEVIERSKRISNETKNQVISEITKSCLSRYNEQDSGYGSDFEDEINGISDSDSDFKDEINGISDSDNDVQLLNAIQNGNNRKFRKYLKDCTNVSGITDEKGNNILHLIASLKKKQKCKFLGTLIKTITKEDLAQLVDSENQEGKTPFQVALINKIIKGKHNSQTIQDNDNTLKFLTKLLEYGASSDNLGLSTKELQYLKEEQKTYYCDFLEKLAKSVKTPELKSEIRTKTKEIIPHTINTPDSNDNYQLHLAIKDKNEKSFKELLQKGADINLKDANGNNALHHIALLRGKQKVTYLKLILALVKERKISEDKLDEAIKAANRQGNTPLELALKKKAEKKSIEYLSQETIFDLATNYDNTTKFCSALLQNGANPDSLWLEDPEFHTKKYYLTLRDLKDCSSTPQKAQEKAKELKEKLEEKYHCGTASKKCQSGIKKLGSGVKKGASAVWKCIDPGRRASVLLAITVATTIITMVTLSCFQGQIAIGAALPIIAITGVVCLIFTLGLSGIRKSVKELTTDKQSRKDDHLAAKQPENITEQQNLANNSAEQEVQRSSNQSEHTESPATKMNDISISRQFTNKLYELINKPSSLAL, from the coding sequence ATGGTTATAGATTCAAGTGTATTAGTTAGTAATGCAAATAAACTAGACAAATGTATAAACAAAAATGAAAAACCAGAGCAAGATAAAAAAGACAAGCAATTGTATAATATTATAGAGAGAAAGGTAAAAAAAGAAAAACATAAGCATGAAAAACCAAGAAGTCGAGATGGAACACTCAAGGAATGCAAAAGGTTACTTAAGGAAGGTGCTAGCCCTGAAGTATTGATTAAATTAGAAGCATCACTTAGAGAACAGGAAAAATATTACAGGTATTATATCCAGTGCTTCCTTCCAGTGCTAGGTGAAGTAATAGAACGATCGAAAAGAATATCAAATGAAACAAAAAACCAAGTAATTTCTGAAATCACTAAAAGTTGTTTGAGTAGGTACAATGAACAAGACAGTGGCTACGGTAGCGATTTTGAAGATGAAATAAACGGAATATCAGATTCTGATAGCGATTTTAAAGATGAAATAAACGGAATATCGGATTCTGATAATGACGTTCAATTACTAAATGCAATCCAAAATGGAAACAACAGGAAATTTAGAAAATATCTAAAAGATTGCACAAATGTCAGTGGCATAACAGATGAAAAAGGAAATAATATTTTACACCTTATTGCATCGCTCAAAAAGAAACAAAAATGCAAATTTCTAGGTACCCTAATAAAAACGATCACGAAAGAAGATCTAGCACAACTTGTTGATAGTGAAAATCAAGAAGGAAAGACTCCTTTTCAGGTAGCACTAATTAACAAGATAATAAAAGGGAAACATAATTCTCAGACAATCCAAGATAACGATAACACACTTAAGTTTCTTACAAAATTGCTAGAATATGGAGCCAGCTCTGACAATTTAGGATTATCTACAAAAGAATTACAATACTTAAAAGAAGAGCAAAAGACATACTATTGTGATTTCTTAGAAAAATTAGCAAAGTCAGTAAAGACACCTGAATTAAAATCAGAGATAAGAACAAAAACTAAAGAAATTATACCACATACCATAAATACTCCAGATAGTAATGACAATTATCAACTACATTTAGCAATTAAAGATAAAAATGAAAAATCTTTTAAGGAATTATTGCAAAAAGGAGCAGATATTAATCTTAAGGATGCAAATGGCAACAATGCTTTACACCATATTGCCTTGCTGAGAGGAAAGCAAAAAGTTACATACTTGAAATTAATATTAGCCTTAGTAAAAGAAAGAAAAATATCTGAAGATAAATTAGATGAAGCTATAAAAGCAGCTAACAGGCAAGGCAATACACCTCTAGAATTAGCACTAAAGAAAAAAGCAGAAAAAAAAAGTATCGAATACCTATCGCAAGAAACAATTTTTGATTTAGCAACTAATTATGATAATACAACAAAGTTTTGTTCAGCATTATTACAAAACGGTGCTAACCCTGATTCTTTATGGTTAGAAGATCCAGAATTCCATACTAAAAAGTACTATTTAACTTTACGAGATCTAAAAGATTGTTCAAGTACTCCACAGAAAGCACAGGAAAAAGCTAAAGAACTAAAAGAGAAGCTTGAGGAAAAATACCACTGTGGAACTGCTTCGAAAAAATGTCAATCAGGCATTAAAAAGCTAGGTTCTGGTGTAAAAAAAGGAGCATCTGCTGTATGGAAATGCATTGATCCGGGCAGGAGAGCTAGTGTATTGTTAGCAATCACAGTAGCAACTACTATTATTACAATGGTAACACTTTCTTGCTTCCAAGGACAAATTGCAATTGGAGCAGCCTTACCCATCATAGCTATAACAGGGGTAGTCTGTCTGATATTCACTTTGGGACTTAGCGGCATTAGAAAGTCTGTTAAGGAATTAACTACCGATAAGCAAAGCCGTAAAGATGATCACCTAGCTGCAAAACAACCTGAAAATATTACTGAACAACAAAATTTAGCTAACAACTCAGCAGAGCAAGAAGTACAAAGATCGTCAAATCAATCGGAGCATACAGAAAGCCCAGCTACTAAAATGAACGATATATCAATATCACGTCAATTTACAAATAAACTATATGAGTTGATTAATAAACCCTCTTCTCTGGCGCTATGA
- the sdhA gene encoding succinate dehydrogenase flavoprotein subunit, with protein sequence MGKSAYEIIEHEYDVVIVGAGGAGLRATLGMAATNFAVACISKIFPTRSHTVAAQGGISAALSNIAEDDWRWHAYDTIKGSDWLGDQDAIEYMCKNAAKAVIELENFGVPFSRTEDGKIYQRAFGGMTTHFGKGKSAQRTCAAADKTGHAILHTLYQQCLKFNAEFFVEYFVIDLIMDSETGTCCGVLAWSLCDGTLHRFRAHSVVIATGGYGRVYFSATSAHTCTGDGNGMVVRAGLPLEDMEFVQFHPTGIYGSGCLMTEGCRGEGGYLVNSQGERFMERYAPKAKDLASRDVVSRAITIEIREGRGVGPKRDYMHLNISHLDPEVIKLRLPGISETAKTFAGVDVTKDPIPVIPTVHYNMGGIPTNYHGEVITLQKGKEEVVEGLFAIGEAACVSVHGANRLGSNSLLDLVVFGRAAALRAREKLKPDTPHKKLHLDCTDWIVDRFNKMRFASGEFKVAKIRSEMQHTMQKYASVFRVAEVLEEGKKAIKEVAKMMPNIAVEDRSMIWNSDLVEALELANMIPQAVITMECAANREESRGAHAREDFPTRDDKNWMKHTMAWLKEEKSQVSVEIDYKKVAEKTLSDEINFIAPEKRVY encoded by the coding sequence ATGGGTAAGTCAGCGTATGAAATCATAGAACATGAATATGATGTGGTAATAGTAGGTGCAGGAGGAGCGGGGCTTAGAGCAACACTTGGAATGGCTGCAACTAATTTTGCAGTTGCCTGCATTTCTAAAATTTTCCCTACACGAAGTCATACAGTTGCAGCGCAAGGCGGAATTAGTGCAGCTTTGAGCAATATTGCTGAAGATGATTGGCGCTGGCATGCGTATGACACAATAAAAGGTTCAGATTGGCTTGGCGATCAAGATGCAATAGAGTATATGTGTAAAAATGCTGCCAAAGCTGTTATCGAACTTGAAAATTTTGGCGTACCTTTTTCTCGTACGGAAGATGGTAAAATATACCAGCGTGCTTTTGGTGGAATGACAACTCACTTTGGTAAAGGAAAATCAGCTCAGCGTACTTGTGCAGCAGCAGATAAAACTGGGCATGCAATTCTTCATACTCTATATCAGCAGTGCCTGAAATTCAACGCTGAGTTTTTTGTTGAATACTTTGTAATTGATTTAATTATGGATAGTGAAACAGGCACATGCTGCGGAGTTCTTGCCTGGTCGCTGTGTGACGGCACATTACATAGATTTCGTGCACATTCGGTAGTAATAGCAACAGGTGGTTACGGACGTGTTTATTTTTCTGCAACAAGTGCACACACCTGCACAGGTGATGGTAATGGTATGGTGGTGAGAGCTGGGTTACCACTTGAAGATATGGAATTTGTGCAATTTCATCCAACAGGAATATATGGATCAGGTTGCTTGATGACGGAAGGATGCCGTGGTGAAGGTGGATACCTCGTTAATTCTCAGGGTGAAAGGTTTATGGAACGTTATGCACCAAAGGCAAAAGATTTGGCTTCTCGTGATGTGGTTAGTCGCGCAATAACAATTGAAATTAGAGAGGGAAGGGGAGTTGGACCGAAGAGGGATTACATGCACTTGAATATATCGCATCTTGATCCAGAAGTGATCAAACTCAGATTGCCAGGTATTAGTGAAACAGCAAAAACCTTTGCAGGAGTTGATGTTACTAAAGATCCGATACCTGTTATTCCAACTGTTCATTACAACATGGGCGGTATTCCAACAAACTATCATGGGGAAGTGATCACGTTGCAAAAAGGTAAAGAAGAAGTGGTAGAAGGATTATTTGCAATTGGAGAGGCAGCATGTGTTTCTGTGCATGGTGCAAATCGACTTGGTTCTAATTCGCTTCTTGATCTTGTGGTTTTTGGTAGAGCTGCAGCCCTCAGAGCAAGAGAAAAGTTGAAGCCTGATACACCACATAAAAAATTGCATTTAGACTGCACAGACTGGATAGTAGATCGATTTAATAAAATGCGATTTGCTTCTGGAGAATTCAAAGTAGCAAAAATACGCAGTGAAATGCAGCACACTATGCAGAAATATGCATCAGTATTCCGTGTTGCTGAAGTTTTAGAAGAAGGTAAAAAAGCTATAAAAGAAGTAGCAAAAATGATGCCTAATATTGCAGTTGAAGATCGTAGTATGATATGGAATAGTGATTTGGTTGAAGCGCTTGAGCTTGCCAACATGATTCCACAAGCAGTTATTACTATGGAATGCGCAGCCAATCGTGAGGAAAGCAGAGGTGCCCACGCTCGTGAAGATTTTCCCACGCGTGATGATAAAAATTGGATGAAGCATACTATGGCATGGCTTAAAGAAGAGAAAAGCCAAGTCAGTGTAGAAATTGACTATAAAAAAGTTGCTGAAAAAACTTTGAGCGATGAGATTAACTTCATAGCGCCAGAGAAGAGGGTTTATTAA
- the dapD gene encoding 2,3,4,5-tetrahydropyridine-2,6-dicarboxylate N-succinyltransferase, with protein sequence MYIINEKFATKNLQGEIENIWKDKEKLNDYNLKHEARLIIKEVIELLDSGKIRVAEKLSSGEWIVHKWIKQSILLHFLTEESKIIDNTNCWFDKIGSKFSEWNEEKFYQSKIRAVPGCFVRQSAYIGENVVLMPSFINVGAYIDSGTMIDTWSTVGSCAQIGKNCHISGGVGIGGVLEPIQASPVIIEDNCFIGARSEVAEGVIIREGSVLGMGVFIGGSTKIIDRETSKIFYGEVPPYSVVIPGSTSSKNNISTYCAVIVKKVDENTRLKTSINEILRD encoded by the coding sequence ATGTATATAATAAATGAAAAATTTGCAACTAAAAATCTACAAGGTGAGATAGAAAATATTTGGAAAGATAAAGAAAAACTTAATGACTATAATCTAAAACACGAAGCAAGATTAATAATCAAAGAGGTAATTGAGTTACTTGACAGTGGTAAAATTAGAGTAGCAGAAAAGCTATCAAGTGGAGAATGGATAGTACATAAGTGGATAAAGCAGTCAATATTATTACATTTTCTCACTGAGGAAAGCAAAATAATAGACAACACCAATTGCTGGTTTGACAAAATCGGTAGTAAGTTTAGTGAATGGAATGAGGAAAAATTTTACCAGTCAAAAATTAGAGCAGTCCCTGGGTGTTTTGTCCGCCAATCTGCTTACATAGGTGAAAATGTTGTTCTAATGCCAAGCTTTATCAACGTTGGTGCGTACATTGATTCTGGCACAATGATAGACACTTGGTCAACAGTTGGTAGTTGTGCACAGATAGGAAAAAATTGCCATATTTCAGGTGGAGTGGGAATAGGTGGAGTTCTTGAGCCCATACAAGCTTCTCCAGTTATTATAGAGGATAATTGCTTCATTGGAGCGCGCAGTGAGGTAGCCGAAGGTGTGATAATAAGAGAGGGATCAGTCCTTGGCATGGGGGTATTTATTGGAGGATCAACAAAGATCATTGATAGAGAAACAAGCAAGATATTTTATGGTGAGGTGCCACCTTATTCTGTAGTTATACCAGGATCTACTTCATCTAAAAATAATATCTCAACCTATTGTGCAGTGATAGTAAAAAAGGTGGATGAGAATACGAGATTAAAAACCTCTATAAATGAAATATTAAGAGATTAA
- a CDS encoding DUF2610 domain-containing protein produces MVESIKKFTVQCDFKGQNSPFAIYIGDPKGDTHPIHHQDSWLAKERGGNIPNKVKESLQKLYKLSKENGVSFSELCAYAITVISNNDKKK; encoded by the coding sequence ATGGTTGAGTCTATAAAAAAATTTACTGTACAGTGTGATTTCAAAGGGCAAAATTCACCTTTTGCAATATACATAGGAGATCCAAAGGGTGATACTCATCCAATTCACCATCAAGATTCCTGGCTTGCAAAGGAGCGTGGAGGAAACATACCTAATAAAGTCAAAGAAAGTCTGCAAAAATTATATAAGTTATCTAAAGAAAATGGAGTCTCTTTTTCAGAATTATGTGCATATGCTATTACTGTAATTAGTAATAATGATAAAAAAAAGTGA
- a CDS encoding class I SAM-dependent methyltransferase, translated as MLTYIHELIDKNQESISISDFMNAALYHKEYGYYMSKLPLGKDGDFITAPEISQLFGETIAVWIMHTWEKLGKPSKFSLVELGPGKGTLIHDVIRVTKKYSCFFSSMDIHLVEISPILQKIQKEKLKGLNINWHTDVDNLPNRPTIFFANELFDALPIDQFVYRDGQWYENRVTKQDNGSLSLSLQCLTRPKTGFLTGMTGDFNGAVVEVCLAGIEILKKLENKIVNNRGAALIIDYGYVYPEYKSTLQSVKQHKYANFLNNIGNSDITALVNFQSLKDSLRHVNCEILTQREFLYLFGIKERVQALMENASNEQKNQTFSEFLRLTENMGTLFKAMLIYHS; from the coding sequence ATGCTCACTTATATACACGAATTAATTGATAAAAACCAAGAATCAATATCCATCAGCGATTTTATGAATGCTGCTCTATATCATAAAGAGTATGGTTATTACATGAGTAAATTACCACTTGGCAAAGACGGTGACTTTATTACTGCACCTGAAATTAGTCAATTATTTGGCGAAACAATCGCTGTGTGGATAATGCATACATGGGAAAAATTAGGAAAGCCATCAAAATTCTCTCTAGTTGAACTTGGGCCAGGTAAAGGAACGCTCATTCACGATGTAATAAGAGTCACTAAAAAATATAGCTGTTTTTTTAGCTCAATGGACATTCATCTAGTTGAGATAAGTCCTATTTTACAGAAAATACAAAAGGAAAAATTAAAGGGATTAAATATTAACTGGCACACAGATGTCGACAACTTACCCAATCGGCCAACTATTTTTTTTGCAAATGAGTTATTTGACGCCCTTCCAATTGACCAGTTCGTTTATCGTGATGGACAGTGGTATGAAAACAGAGTGACAAAGCAGGACAATGGCAGTCTTTCATTGTCACTCCAGTGCTTAACCAGACCAAAAACTGGATTCCTGACTGGAATGACAGGGGATTTCAATGGTGCAGTAGTGGAAGTATGCTTAGCCGGAATCGAAATATTAAAGAAACTTGAGAATAAGATAGTAAATAACAGAGGAGCTGCTCTGATTATAGATTATGGTTATGTATATCCTGAATACAAAAGCACTCTACAATCGGTCAAGCAACATAAATATGCCAATTTTCTTAACAATATTGGTAACAGTGATATTACTGCACTTGTAAACTTTCAATCATTAAAAGATTCATTAAGACACGTAAATTGTGAGATTTTAACTCAAAGAGAATTTTTATATCTTTTTGGTATAAAGGAAAGAGTGCAAGCTTTAATGGAAAATGCAAGTAATGAACAGAAAAATCAAACCTTCAGTGAATTTTTAAGGTTAACTGAAAATATGGGTACTCTCTTTAAGGCAATGCTGATTTACCATTCGTAG
- a CDS encoding superoxide dismutase: protein MSFTLPELPYDKAALEPYISVKTLDFHYDKHHKGYLNKLNELVENTDYQHMEIEELVTKVHGNNNTVPIFNNVAQVWNHTFYWNSMKKNGGSKPKDDGLLAKKIQDDIGGFDKFCEEFSNYGVSQFGSGWVWLVLEKGKLKITKTPNADLPLIYGQVPLLTMDVWEHAYYLDCQNRRIDYIKVFLDHLINWDFAEENLKKSI from the coding sequence ATGAGTTTTACTTTACCTGAGTTGCCATATGATAAAGCAGCTTTAGAGCCTTATATATCTGTAAAGACACTAGATTTTCATTATGACAAGCACCATAAGGGATACTTAAATAAACTCAACGAACTGGTTGAAAATACAGATTATCAACATATGGAAATTGAGGAATTAGTAACGAAAGTTCATGGAAATAATAATACAGTTCCTATTTTTAACAATGTAGCACAAGTTTGGAATCACACTTTTTATTGGAATTCAATGAAAAAAAATGGTGGTAGTAAACCTAAAGATGATGGTCTTCTAGCAAAAAAAATTCAAGATGATATTGGTGGCTTTGACAAATTTTGTGAAGAATTTTCAAATTATGGAGTAAGCCAATTTGGTAGTGGATGGGTGTGGTTAGTGCTCGAAAAAGGAAAGCTCAAAATCACCAAAACTCCAAATGCAGATTTGCCATTAATTTATGGCCAAGTGCCACTACTCACTATGGATGTCTGGGAGCACGCCTATTATTTAGATTGTCAAAACCGTAGAATTGACTACATAAAAGTTTTTCTTGATCATTTGATCAATTGGGATTTTGCAGAAGAGAATTTAAAAAAGAGTATATAA
- a CDS encoding M16 family metallopeptidase, translating into MNVPQVTKLDNGLRIITERVHDVDSVALNIRVGVGSRAESASQNGISHFLEHMAFKGTKTRTAFEIAKAFDDIGGAFNACTGRESTSYYAKVLKKDIKTGIDILIDILMNSTFPEDELEREKGVVIQEIFQTNDSPSDIIFDKYFEAAYKDQPFGRSILGTQDTVKSFTRANLDNYINEHYFGGNMIFAAAGNVEHEEVVQLIKDFLSNIHSKELKKSQNADYTGGEYLEHRKLDQVHLLIGLPSVSRDDNKYHTFKVLDSILGSGMSSRLFQEVREKQGLAYSIYSFNSSYADTGMLSIFAGTDSSNLDKLLKAITTELKKLSTDDLKEEEVNRVKERVKSQILMSRESVSSRAETLGHYYGNYNKYISKNELIEKISAVTIYDIKKAAEELLSQHERITLAAIGEINSLPSYDKVVSMLSVL; encoded by the coding sequence ATGAATGTACCACAGGTAACAAAATTAGATAATGGTCTGCGCATAATAACTGAGCGAGTGCATGACGTTGATTCCGTAGCTTTAAATATACGAGTTGGTGTTGGCAGTAGAGCTGAAAGTGCAAGTCAAAATGGAATATCTCATTTCCTAGAGCACATGGCTTTCAAAGGAACAAAGACAAGAACTGCTTTTGAAATTGCAAAAGCTTTTGACGACATAGGTGGAGCTTTCAATGCCTGCACCGGTAGAGAAAGCACCAGTTATTACGCAAAGGTTCTTAAAAAAGATATAAAAACTGGCATTGATATATTAATAGATATATTGATGAACTCTACATTTCCAGAAGATGAATTGGAACGCGAAAAGGGTGTTGTAATACAAGAGATTTTTCAAACTAATGATTCACCGAGCGATATCATTTTTGATAAGTATTTTGAAGCAGCTTATAAAGATCAACCATTTGGTAGATCAATCTTGGGCACGCAAGATACTGTCAAATCTTTTACTCGAGCTAATCTAGATAACTACATAAATGAGCATTACTTTGGCGGAAATATGATATTTGCTGCTGCAGGAAATGTTGAACATGAGGAAGTTGTTCAATTAATCAAAGACTTTCTCTCAAATATTCATTCAAAAGAGCTAAAAAAAAGCCAAAATGCAGATTATACTGGTGGTGAGTATCTAGAACATCGTAAATTAGATCAGGTGCACTTGTTAATTGGGCTACCTAGTGTTTCTCGTGATGATAATAAATATCACACATTTAAAGTGCTTGATTCTATACTGGGAAGTGGCATGTCGTCACGCCTGTTTCAGGAAGTAAGAGAAAAGCAGGGGCTTGCTTATTCCATTTACTCATTCAACTCTAGCTATGCTGATACAGGAATGCTTTCGATTTTTGCTGGTACAGATAGCAGTAATCTAGATAAGCTTTTGAAAGCTATAACGACAGAGCTGAAGAAATTATCCACGGATGATCTAAAGGAAGAAGAAGTAAATAGAGTAAAAGAGCGAGTAAAATCCCAAATTTTAATGTCACGAGAAAGTGTTAGCTCACGTGCTGAAACATTAGGACACTACTATGGTAACTATAATAAATACATCAGTAAAAATGAACTCATAGAAAAAATTAGCGCTGTTACTATTTATGATATAAAAAAAGCAGCAGAAGAATTGCTATCTCAGCATGAGAGAATTACTTTAGCTGCGATTGGAGAAATTAATTCATTACCAAGTTACGATAAAGTGGTTTCTATGCTTAGTGTACTTTAA
- the tgt gene encoding tRNA guanosine(34) transglycosylase Tgt, with translation MKEKFAFQIAKQSGSARVGTIKTPNGSIETPAFIFCATKAAIKAADIERIREAGTQIILSNTYHLMLQPGEDTVAKLGGLHKMMGWSGPMLTDSGGYQIFSLGHGSVSEEIKGIRQKQKTLIKINEDGAIFRSYINGKTYCLTPEKSIQIQQKLGADLILVLDECTPFHVSKEYTRKSMLMSHRWAERSLNEFEKNNDGKQALYGISQGGVYQDLRGESCDFINNLPFFGQAIGGSLGQSKEQMYNVVSFTMERLKKERPTHLLGIGGIVDIFRGVELGVDTFDCVHPTRLARHGGALVKVKNRDSISSKRKEHINLRNQRFELDDNPIENDCLCFTCRKHSRAYIHHLLKAKELLAYTLVTIHNVFFMNKLMESIRQAILNDRLDQEKNNWISEIPLHCELYT, from the coding sequence ATGAAAGAGAAATTTGCATTTCAGATAGCTAAACAATCAGGTTCTGCAAGAGTTGGTACAATTAAAACTCCAAATGGAAGTATAGAAACACCAGCATTTATATTTTGTGCAACCAAAGCTGCCATTAAAGCTGCAGATATCGAAAGAATCAGAGAAGCAGGTACTCAGATAATACTTTCTAACACCTATCATCTAATGCTCCAACCAGGGGAAGATACCGTAGCAAAACTTGGTGGATTGCACAAGATGATGGGATGGAGTGGACCAATGCTCACTGATTCTGGTGGATACCAGATATTTAGTTTAGGGCACGGGTCAGTTTCGGAAGAAATAAAGGGAATAAGACAGAAGCAAAAAACTCTGATCAAAATTAACGAAGATGGGGCAATTTTTCGTTCTTACATAAATGGTAAAACTTATTGTCTCACTCCTGAAAAGTCTATACAAATTCAACAAAAATTAGGTGCAGATTTAATCCTAGTTTTAGATGAATGTACTCCATTCCATGTCAGTAAAGAATACACAAGAAAATCAATGCTCATGAGCCATAGATGGGCTGAACGTTCTTTAAATGAGTTTGAAAAAAATAATGATGGCAAACAGGCGCTGTATGGAATTAGCCAAGGCGGAGTGTATCAAGATTTACGTGGAGAAAGTTGTGACTTTATCAATAATTTGCCATTTTTTGGTCAAGCAATAGGTGGATCGCTTGGTCAGAGTAAAGAGCAGATGTATAACGTAGTTTCCTTTACTATGGAACGTTTAAAAAAAGAGAGGCCTACTCATTTGCTTGGTATTGGTGGAATTGTGGACATTTTTCGTGGAGTAGAGCTTGGTGTTGACACATTTGATTGTGTGCATCCAACTCGCCTCGCAAGACATGGTGGCGCACTTGTTAAAGTAAAAAACAGAGATTCTATTTCTTCAAAGCGTAAAGAGCATATTAATTTGCGAAATCAACGATTCGAACTAGATGATAACCCAATTGAAAATGACTGTTTGTGCTTTACTTGCAGAAAACATTCAAGAGCCTATATACACCATCTACTGAAAGCTAAAGAGTTGCTGGCTTATACACTCGTTACCATTCACAACGTTTTCTTCATGAATAAGTTGATGGAATCAATAAGACAAGCAATATTGAATGATAGGCTAGATCAAGAAAAAAATAATTGGATTAGTGAAATACCGCTGCATTGTGAATTATATACCTAG
- the nuoE gene encoding NADH-quinone oxidoreductase subunit NuoE, with amino-acid sequence MKEKEEQFSFTSDNLRKAKKSIEMYPKGREGSAVMPLLYLVQEQCGWVPESAMRCVADMLHIPHIRVYEVANFYTMYNLKPVGKYLIQICRTTPCWLCNSEEVLNNFKKKLGINIGETTKDNLFTLKEVECLGACVNAPVVQINNDFYENLTPEKVENIIAELSRK; translated from the coding sequence ATGAAAGAGAAAGAAGAGCAGTTTAGTTTTACATCAGACAACCTCAGAAAAGCGAAAAAGTCTATAGAGATGTATCCTAAAGGTAGAGAAGGTAGCGCTGTCATGCCTTTACTATATCTCGTACAAGAACAATGTGGATGGGTTCCTGAATCTGCCATGCGCTGCGTTGCTGACATGCTTCATATTCCACATATTCGCGTATATGAAGTGGCAAATTTTTATACCATGTATAATTTAAAGCCAGTGGGTAAATATTTGATACAAATTTGTAGGACAACTCCTTGCTGGTTATGCAATAGTGAAGAAGTGTTAAATAACTTTAAAAAGAAACTAGGAATCAATATCGGTGAAACTACTAAAGATAATCTATTTACTTTAAAGGAAGTTGAATGTCTTGGTGCATGCGTTAATGCCCCTGTGGTGCAGATCAATAATGACTTTTATGAAAATCTCACTCCTGAAAAAGTAGAAAACATTATAGCAGAACTTTCAAGAAAATAG